DNA sequence from the Polyangiaceae bacterium genome:
TGCAAGGCGCCGCAGGATCGCCTGCGGGCTCTGGCGCGCGCGGCGCAGGTCGCGGCGGAGCAGGGCGCCCCGGAGCGTGCTCGCGGCTTCTTTGATCTCGCCCTGAGCGGTGGTGTCCAAGAAGAGAGCTTGGACTCGCTGGAGAACGTCGCTCGCGACGCGGACGAAGCAGCGGGCACGGAGCAGGTGCGGCGTCTGCTAGCGACTGCGATGGCGGGCGGCGGCGGCGGTTCACGGGACGGCGGTCGTACGCGCTCCGCGCTGTTGCGCCGTGCCGCCAACATCGCCATGCGCGAGCTCTCGGACGCCGAACAGGCGCTCGCGTGGCTCAAGGACTCCCTCGTGGCTCACGTCGACGACGGAGTGCTGGACGACCTAGAGGCCCTCGCCAATGAACTCGGAGAGCCGAAGCGCGCGGATGCGGTGCTGAGTACGGCACTGACCGAGGTGTTTGACGGGCCGCTGGTGCGGAAGCTCCTGGCGCGCCGTGCAGCTCTCCGTCGCGATCAGCTCGAAGACTCGCGGGGGGCTGCCGAGGACCTGAAGCGCCTACACGACCTTTCCCCGTCGGATCAGGCGGTGATGGACGACCTCGCGAAGCTCTACAAAGAGCTCGAGGATTGGCGCGGCATGGTCCAGCTCTACGAGGATCAAATTCTTCGTGGAAAAGATCCGGCAAGTCGTGCGGAGTTGGCGCGCAAGGTCGCGAGGCTGTGGGAGGAACGCCTGGGCGACGCTCGCGAGGCCGCCGACGCCTGGCGCCGAGTGCTGCGCATGAAGAAGGAGGACCCGGAGGCGACCGAGGGTCTGGATCGCGCCAAGAAGGGCATGCTCAACACGATCAAGTCGGAGGACAAGCCCGCGCCGAAGCCCAAGAGTGAAGCGGCGCCTCCACCGGCGAGCGCGCCGGCCAGCGCAGCACCGCCCGCGAGTCCGCCAGCCGCCGCGCCGGCGGTCATGGAAACCTCCTCGGCTGACGAGCTGCTCGATCTGCCACCGGCTCACTCCTCGGTTGATGCCATCGAAGACGAAGTCACGTCCGTCAGCAAGCCGGAGCATGAACCACCGGCGTCGTCAGCCACGCTCGCGGCGGATGACGACGACGACGATGATGACCAGCCCACGGCGCCGCCGCAGATCAGCGAGGCTCAAGCGGTGGAGCAGGCGGAGGACCAGCTGCGCGCCCTGCGACCGAAGCGCCCGGACATCTCCTTCGGAGGGGCGGACGACGAATCGACCATGAGCGCGGAGCTGCTTGGGGACGCGGCAGCCCCCGCGGCGCTGGACTATGCTGACGCGCCTAGCGACGCGACCGAAGTCCGCCCCGGGTTGCTCACCGAGAACCAGGATGACGACGACGACGACGACGCAATGGTTGTCGACGAGGACGCGCTGCTCGTTGACGAGGACGAACTCCTGATGGAGTAGCCCCGCTCCTCAGCGAATGCGACGGCCCGACGAGTTGACTCGCCGGGCCGCTCGCGTTTGTGGACCCTGCGGCTTAGTTCTGCAGGGAAACCAGCATGGTACCGGGGGGAAATGGCGCCCGCTCAGCGCGGGACGGCGGGCTCCGATGCGCAGCCGAAGAGGATGTCGATGCGCGCTTGTTCGCCCGCGCCTTGGATGCGGGTGCAAGTCTGGGGGCAGACGAAGATCTTCGTCGGGCTGGCCGCGTTGTCGTAGTACCAGCCGTCCACCACGTTGGCGCACTCCGTCGCTGAGCCGACGCGCCCAAAGGGCTCGCCGTTGCCGCTGTTCGGCGCGAAGTACTGCATGTTGACGCGATCCTTGTCGAACATCTCGCCCTCTGGTGCGCTTGGGATTGTCCACTCGCAGGCGAGCTTCGAGTTCACCGCTACCGCTTGGCTGACGCGGGTAAACACCGCCACGAAGCCTTGTTCCTGCTCGCACAGGTTGCCCTCCTCTCCGCTGGTCATATCCGCGAGGTCTCGATAGACGGTGCCAATGTTGACGGTGAGCACCCAGGGATCACCAGACACGCAGCACGGATCGCTGTTCGCATTCAAGCGGCACTGGTTCTCCGCGGGCTTCGTGAAGCCGTAGATGCCGTGAAAGGTGTAGCCCGTGTAGAGCGGATCCGCGGCGCTCAGCAGGGGTGCGAAGCTCGCGTCGAAGGCCTGCGCGGTGGTCGCTGGGTTGTCATCGCTGATCGCGACGACGTGTTTGGACGCACCCGGGCGCAACATGGGCTTGTACTTCTCGAACTCCTCGAGCACGATCTGTAGGGCGTTCGAGCTGCCTACCTCACGATTGATGTGCTTGTAGTTGGGCGCCAAGGAGTCCGCTGGGCACTGACCTGAGCCGAGGGGAGCCGGGGCGCAAATGCCGTTGCTGTCATTGCTGTCGGCGCTGATCAAGATCACGTGGTAGTCAATCCCCGCGGAAGCGATGCCGTTGGCAAAGGTGTTGATCGCGGACTGAACGAAGCCAGCTTCCTCGGTCATGCTGCCCGAGTTGTCGACAACGAAGATGATGTCGGCCGGCTGGAGCTTGTTCTCGGCAGTCTGACTCACGCTCTCACACGCAGCATCGGACGCGAGCCCGCCGCTGCCGCCATTCGAACCTCCGTCCAGGAGCCCACCGAAGCCACCTTGAGCGCTGCCGCCTTGGCTCGTGCCGCCTTGACCACCGCCAGCGCCGCTACCACCCGCTGAGCAGCCCATCAGCGCGAACAGCGCACCCGTGTAAAGCCAACCCTTCAACTTCGCGTCCTCCAAGCAAGTCGGATGGCGCTCACGCCGCCCAATCACACATCCTAGCAGGTCCCTAGCCGCTTCCGGCGCTAGGCGCACGCAGCTTCGCAGAAGACCCACGTTGTGGGACGAGCGCGCCTCCCCCAAAAATCCGTCCCGAAGTCCTCGCGAGGCGACGCGTGTTTTTCCTTGGGGGAGAGGAAACCGCGTAGGGCGAATGAGGCGAATCTGTGATTCGCTGAAAAGGTCACAGGACACTACGCGGGGGGCGTCAGCCGGAGTTGGTCCGCGTGCAGCCGGGCCCAGCTCCCAAGCACCAGAGGCTGATTGCGCTCGCCGTGCCCTACGGGCAGCTCCGCGTACACCGGCACGCCAAGGCGCTCGAAGCGTTCGCGCAGCACTTGCTCTGCGTTGACTCCATAGCGCCCCGAAGGGCAACTCAAGAACTCCCCCAGCACCACCCCGCGCACTGGCTTCAGGTCTCCTGACTGGAGCAACGCGGTCAGCATCCGATCGATGTGATAGGGCGCCTCGCTGACTTCTTCGAGCAACAACACACACGGATCGGGGAGCGCGAGTCGCCGGGCGGCGCTGTGTACCGACAGCAGCGTGAGGTTGCCGCCACACAGCGTGCCCTCTGCGTCGCCGGCGGTCAGCGCGCGCAAGGGGTGCACTTCGTCCCAGTCGCTGCGCTCCAGTGCGTGAAACCACTCGCGGTGCCGTGGCTGCCAGGCGCGACCGAGGCCGGCGCAGTTGTGGGCGTGGAGTGAGGCGACGCGTTGAGCGCTGGCCTCGAGGTGCATCACGGTGATGTCGCTGAACCCGACGAGCCACTTCGGTTGGCGTCGCAGGCTGCTCCAGTCGACCTCCGGGGCAATGCGGCTGAGCCCATAGCCGCCGCGTGCGGCAATCACCGCGTCGACTCGAGGATCGTCGAGGGCGCGCTGCAGCTCGCCCTTGCGTCGCTCGTCGTCCCCCGCAAGGAACCCCCGGGGGTGAAACATGTCCCGCTGAAACTCGAGGCGGTAGCGCTCCGCGAGCGCGGCCAAGCCACGCCACACCAGGGTGTGATCGAATGGGCCCGAAGGTGCGACGACGCGCACCCGTGCGCCGGGACGCAACGGTTCGGGGATGAGCCACGCGTCCGATCCGTGCGCTCCAGAGCGACGCACTTCGGAGTGACTGGGATCGCTGGCGCCCTGCATCACGACAGCGTGCAACGCCTGGCGTCAGAGGGAAAAGTGTTTTCCCCCCAGCTTTCCCGCCGTAACGGGTAGAGTCGGTTGGGTGCCTGACTCGATGCGAGGTGTTCCTAGCTCCGGCGTGCCCAACGCAGCAGCCCTCCTGCGTCACCCGCTCCTCGCGCGGCTGACCGACTTCGCGGCGCAAGACGTGATCCCGCGCGCTCAGCGCGCGTATGGCGCCGCGCGGGAGGGCGTGGAGGACGCGACGGTGCGGGTGCTGGGGGACGATTTTGACGCCCGCATCGAGCAGCTGCGCGCGCGCTATCAGCGCATGGGCGGCGATCCGTTTGGCCTCGATCCGGAGACCGCGAAGCTAGCGCTGGGGATCGTCTCGCTCTTTCATCGTGTTTACTTCCGTGCGGAAGTGCATGGCGCGGAGAACGTCCCGCCAGGCAAGGTGCTGCTCGTGGCAAACCACTCGGGACAGGTACCCATCGACGGCATGATCATCGGCGCGAGCATGTTCCTCGACGGCGAGCCCCCGCGCGTGATTCGCGCCATGGTGGAGAAGTGGGTCCAGAAGCTGCCCTATGTGAACGTCTTGTTCCGTAGTTTGGGGCAGGTCGTTGGCGTACCAGAGAACTGCCGCCGACTGCTCGAACTGGGGGAGATGATCCTGGTGTTCCCCGAGGGAACGCGCGGCATTTCGAAGCCCTTCAGCCAGCGTTACCAGCTCCAAGACTTTGGCCTCGGCTTCATGCGCCTGGCGATCGAGACGGACACACCGATCGTGCCGGTCGCCGTGGTGGGCGCCGAAGAGCAGTACGTCAACCTGGGGAATTTCAATCTGCTCGCTCGCGCCACGGGGATGCCCGTCGCGCCGGTCATCCCGCAGTGGTTCATCCCCGGCATGCAGATGCCGCTACCCACCAAGTACCGCCTCTACTTCGGCGAACCGATGCGCTTCTCCGGGGATCCCGATGACGACGACTCCGTGATGGAGGAGAAGGTCTACTTGGTGCGGCAAACGATTCAGGCGCTGATCGATCGGGGACTACGCGAGCGCCCCTCGGTGTTTTGGTGAATATGGCTCGGGACGAAGCGTTTCAGTCACCAGATAGCGACGACGACGAGCGGCGGCAGGGCGACCGGCGTCAGGGGTCGCGGCGCCTCAGCGACTCCGCGAGCTTTTTCTCCGAGCGCCTAGCCGAGGGTCCTGTGGTCATCACGGGGATCTGCGGACGCCTTGGGCGTCGCCTCGCGCGTCAGCTACACCGGGATCGTCACGTGATCGGCGTCGACCGCCGGCCGTTTCACGATCGCCCCAAGGACATCGAGTTTCATCAGATCGACATCCGCCGCAAGAAGGCGCAGGACATCTTCCGCAATGGGGAGGTGGCGGCGCTGGTTCACCTCGGGGTAATGCATAATCCTCGCGGTAATAGCGAGGAGCACCATTCGTGGAACGTGGCTGGCTTCCAGAAGATGCTGGAGTGGGTGAGGCGCTACAACGTTCCGAAGTTGGTCCTAATATCCAGCGCCAACGTCTACGGGCCACGCCCGGACAATCCCCAGTTCCTCACGGAAGAAGCTCCGCTGCTAGGCGCCGGTGCATTCAGTGAGATCCGTGATTTGGTCGAACTGGACATGCTCGCCCAGTCCTTCTTCTGGAAACACCCGCAGACCGAGACGGTGGTTCTCCGGCCGACCCACATCCTTGGCACTGTGCGCAACGCGCCGAGCAACTACTTGCGGCTGAAGGTGGTCCCGACGCTGATGGGCTTCGACCCGATGATTCAGGTGGTTCATCAAGACGACGTGGTGCAGGCGATTCGCCTGGCGTTGCGGCCGGGAGCGCGGGGGATCTTCAACATCGCGGGTCCGACGCCGGTCTCCCTGAGCCACGCGCTGCGCACCCTGGGGCGCGCGACTCTGCCGTTGCCGCACATGGTCGCGCGGCGTGGTATTGAGCGCCTGTGGAATCTTCGTATGACGTCCTTTCCGGCACCGGAGCTGGACTACATCCGCTACGTCTGCATGGTCGACGACAGCCGCGCCCGCGAGGTGTTGGGCTACGAGCCGCGTTTCGACCTCACCGCGACGCTCAAGGCCGTGGACGAGGAGCGCTGGGTTTGAGCTGGAGCGTGCCCCGCCTCAGCGCGCTGCTGGCCGTCAGTGTGTGCTGTGGCTGTAACGCCCTAGGGGGCAGCAGCGACCGCGCCCCGTCGCCCTCCGCGGTCACCGAACCAGCGCCGCGGGCCCTCGGCGCTCACGCCGCATCGGAGCTGCCGATCGATGGCGGCACCGTCGGCAGACTACCGGCGCCTCAAGACCCGCTAGCGCCCGAGGACTCGCCGCCCGACGCCACGCCTGCGGTTCCTCCTCTCGAGGTTCCAGACGCGGGGGTGGCGCTGTGAGGCGTGCATGGGTTGGTGCCCTGCTGCTGAGCGTCGGCGTCATTTGGAGCTGTTCGGGTCGACGGGAGCGCCCCGCGCTGCCAGCACCTGAGTATGAGCGCCACGCGGTGGCGCCGTACGACGCGGGAAAGTCCGTGGACCCACTGGACGACGACGCCGGTGACTGGCTCGACTACGAGGACGAAGAGCCCGAACCCGCGCCGAAACCTGCCGTTAGCGCGCCGCCTGGCGCCGCAGACGGAGGCCCAGCCGATGCGGCGGTGGACGCCGCGCCGCCCGCGACTGACGCCGGGGGCGCTCCCTGAAGTCCGTCGCATGCGCGTTGGCTCGCTCTGAGCTAACCTTCGCGCCCCCGCGTAGCGGAGGTAGCGCGCCGGAGGGCGCCAGGCTGAGGCGCGAAGGCGCAGGCAAGATGTGCGCAGAGGCGCAGGTGAGGCGAGGAGCATGACGGGAGTGCGGGAACAGGCGGTGAGCGCGCGGGCGGCTGGAAGGCGCCTCGCGGCGCTGGATCGCGCGACGAAGGACGCGGCGCTCCAGGCGGTCGCGCGCCACCTGCGTGACAGCGTTCAGGAGATCGGCCGCATCAACGCGCAGGACGTCGAAGCAGCGCGCAGGGCGGACCTGAGTGCTGCGATGATCAATCGTCTCGAGATGACGCCCAAGGTCGTGGAGGCGACGGCTGCCGGCGTGGACTTCGTGGCGAGTCTGCCGGACCCCGTGGGTAGCCGCGCCGGCATGCAGCGCCTGCAGAACGGCCTCTTGATTGGCAAGCAACGCATCCCGCTCGGGGTGATCGCGATGATCTACGAGTCGCGTCCCAACGTGACCGTGGACGCCGCTGTGCTGTGCCTCAAGGCGGGCAACGCATGCCTGCTGCGAGGTGGAAAAGAGGCGCACCACACGAATCAATTCCTCGGGGAATTGATCGCGACGGCGCTCGACGAGGTGGGTCTCCCTTCAGGTGCGGTTCAGATCGTGCCAGCGACGGATCGCGAGGGGATCAAGGAACTCCTGTCTCTCACCGGGCTAGTCGACCTGGCGATCCCTCGCGGTGGTGAAGGGCTGATCCGCTTCGTTCACGAGAACGCGCGCGTGCCCACGGTGGAGCACTACAAGGGCGTGTGCCATCTGTTCGTCGATCGCGGAGCGGACCTGGAAATGGCCGTACAGCTCGCGCTCAATGGCAAAGTGCAGCGCCCGGGGGTGTGCAACGCGCTCGAGTGTGTGTTGGTCGACGCCAACGAAGCTGAACGCTTTCTACCGTTGTTGGGTGAAGCCATGGGGAACGCCCAGGTCGAGCTCAGGGCCTGCGAGCGTTCGCTGCCGCTGCTCACCGGTGCCGTGGCGGCTCAGGACTCCGACTGGGGCGCTGAGTTCCTGGAGAAGATCCTCGCGGTGCGGGTGGTCGATGGTTTCGAAGCGGCTCTCGGG
Encoded proteins:
- a CDS encoding VWA domain-containing protein; the protein is MIGRRERHPTCLEDAKLKGWLYTGALFALMGCSAGGSGAGGGQGGTSQGGSAQGGFGGLLDGGSNGGSGGLASDAACESVSQTAENKLQPADIIFVVDNSGSMTEEAGFVQSAINTFANGIASAGIDYHVILISADSNDSNGICAPAPLGSGQCPADSLAPNYKHINREVGSSNALQIVLEEFEKYKPMLRPGASKHVVAISDDNPATTAQAFDASFAPLLSAADPLYTGYTFHGIYGFTKPAENQCRLNANSDPCCVSGDPWVLTVNIGTVYRDLADMTSGEEGNLCEQEQGFVAVFTRVSQAVAVNSKLACEWTIPSAPEGEMFDKDRVNMQYFAPNSGNGEPFGRVGSATECANVVDGWYYDNAASPTKIFVCPQTCTRIQGAGEQARIDILFGCASEPAVPR
- a CDS encoding LD-carboxypeptidase, giving the protein MQGASDPSHSEVRRSGAHGSDAWLIPEPLRPGARVRVVAPSGPFDHTLVWRGLAALAERYRLEFQRDMFHPRGFLAGDDERRKGELQRALDDPRVDAVIAARGGYGLSRIAPEVDWSSLRRQPKWLVGFSDITVMHLEASAQRVASLHAHNCAGLGRAWQPRHREWFHALERSDWDEVHPLRALTAGDAEGTLCGGNLTLLSVHSAARRLALPDPCVLLLEEVSEAPYHIDRMLTALLQSGDLKPVRGVVLGEFLSCPSGRYGVNAEQVLRERFERLGVPVYAELPVGHGERNQPLVLGSWARLHADQLRLTPPA
- a CDS encoding acyltransferase family protein — encoded protein: MRGVPSSGVPNAAALLRHPLLARLTDFAAQDVIPRAQRAYGAAREGVEDATVRVLGDDFDARIEQLRARYQRMGGDPFGLDPETAKLALGIVSLFHRVYFRAEVHGAENVPPGKVLLVANHSGQVPIDGMIIGASMFLDGEPPRVIRAMVEKWVQKLPYVNVLFRSLGQVVGVPENCRRLLELGEMILVFPEGTRGISKPFSQRYQLQDFGLGFMRLAIETDTPIVPVAVVGAEEQYVNLGNFNLLARATGMPVAPVIPQWFIPGMQMPLPTKYRLYFGEPMRFSGDPDDDDSVMEEKVYLVRQTIQALIDRGLRERPSVFW
- a CDS encoding SDR family oxidoreductase — translated: MARDEAFQSPDSDDDERRQGDRRQGSRRLSDSASFFSERLAEGPVVITGICGRLGRRLARQLHRDRHVIGVDRRPFHDRPKDIEFHQIDIRRKKAQDIFRNGEVAALVHLGVMHNPRGNSEEHHSWNVAGFQKMLEWVRRYNVPKLVLISSANVYGPRPDNPQFLTEEAPLLGAGAFSEIRDLVELDMLAQSFFWKHPQTETVVLRPTHILGTVRNAPSNYLRLKVVPTLMGFDPMIQVVHQDDVVQAIRLALRPGARGIFNIAGPTPVSLSHALRTLGRATLPLPHMVARRGIERLWNLRMTSFPAPELDYIRYVCMVDDSRAREVLGYEPRFDLTATLKAVDEERWV
- a CDS encoding glutamate-5-semialdehyde dehydrogenase; this encodes MTGVREQAVSARAAGRRLAALDRATKDAALQAVARHLRDSVQEIGRINAQDVEAARRADLSAAMINRLEMTPKVVEATAAGVDFVASLPDPVGSRAGMQRLQNGLLIGKQRIPLGVIAMIYESRPNVTVDAAVLCLKAGNACLLRGGKEAHHTNQFLGELIATALDEVGLPSGAVQIVPATDREGIKELLSLTGLVDLAIPRGGEGLIRFVHENARVPTVEHYKGVCHLFVDRGADLEMAVQLALNGKVQRPGVCNALECVLVDANEAERFLPLLGEAMGNAQVELRACERSLPLLTGAVAAQDSDWGAEFLEKILAVRVVDGFEAALGHIERYGSNHTEAICTRDYTRSQRWLREVDASCVLVNASTRFNDGGQLGLGAEIGISTSKLHAYGPMGIESLTTEKWVVLGEGQVRT